In one Hymenobacter sp. DG25B genomic region, the following are encoded:
- a CDS encoding glycosyltransferase family 4 protein, whose product MSGFATSYSPPIAASQPSRAAGPARAVARPRQKVLWMAQFPYPGAGMGHPAPWVAALAAALQKQPEIELTILDWHPGLSKPIDEFDKDGMHFIYLRAPSFRQDLLTLYTQRVHVARQYLRRHHQAYDVLHLHGSEWQLPAVVPGLERPVVLSVQGVITEYLRYLPQTWSRLGLSWKIGEFYERRYLPTVHEFICRTAWDKALMAKLSPGARIHHNWEMMRPEFYEPEPEPATEVRPQVLFTGGNQRMKGFTEVVAAYALIRQQSPLKLVMAGRVTLEEVNQEARKLGIAPFTAAEVECVGFCNAAQLAALMRQSFCLLHPSYIDNSPNTVCEAQLLGLPVVATHVGGVPDLIEPDKTGLLSDLAPRSLAAQVLRLYHSPELAHMLRQESRLVAAHRHDRETIVRRTIDIYHTIS is encoded by the coding sequence ATGTCCGGGTTTGCTACTTCTTATTCTCCGCCCATTGCCGCTTCCCAGCCCAGCCGGGCAGCCGGGCCGGCCAGGGCGGTGGCTCGTCCCCGGCAGAAAGTGCTCTGGATGGCGCAGTTTCCTTACCCTGGTGCGGGCATGGGGCATCCGGCCCCGTGGGTAGCGGCCCTGGCCGCCGCCCTGCAAAAACAGCCGGAAATAGAGCTTACCATTCTCGACTGGCACCCCGGCCTGAGCAAGCCCATTGATGAGTTTGACAAAGATGGGATGCACTTTATTTACCTGCGGGCTCCCTCCTTCCGGCAGGATTTACTTACGCTGTATACCCAGCGGGTACATGTGGCGCGCCAATACCTGCGCCGGCATCATCAGGCGTATGATGTGCTGCACCTGCATGGCTCCGAATGGCAGCTGCCGGCGGTAGTGCCCGGGCTGGAGCGGCCCGTGGTGCTCTCGGTGCAGGGCGTGATAACCGAGTACCTGCGCTACCTGCCCCAAACCTGGTCCCGGCTGGGCCTTTCCTGGAAGATTGGCGAGTTCTATGAGCGCCGCTATCTGCCCACGGTGCACGAGTTCATCTGCCGCACAGCCTGGGATAAAGCTCTTATGGCAAAGCTGAGTCCCGGCGCCCGTATCCATCATAACTGGGAGATGATGCGCCCGGAGTTTTATGAACCCGAACCAGAGCCGGCAACTGAAGTACGTCCGCAGGTGCTGTTTACGGGCGGCAACCAGCGCATGAAAGGCTTTACGGAAGTAGTGGCCGCCTATGCGCTTATCCGGCAGCAAAGTCCGCTGAAGCTGGTGATGGCCGGCCGGGTAACGCTGGAAGAGGTAAATCAGGAGGCCCGCAAGTTAGGCATAGCGCCTTTCACGGCCGCTGAGGTGGAGTGCGTGGGCTTCTGCAATGCGGCACAGCTGGCGGCCCTCATGCGCCAGTCCTTTTGCCTGCTCCACCCTTCTTACATCGATAACAGCCCCAATACGGTTTGCGAAGCCCAACTGCTGGGGCTGCCGGTGGTAGCCACCCACGTGGGCGGCGTGCCCGACCTGATAGAGCCCGACAAAACCGGCTTGCTCAGCGACTTGGCCCCGCGCAGCCTGGCGGCCCAGGTGCTGCGGCTGTATCACAGCCCGGAGCTGGCCCATATGCTGCGGCAGGAAAGCCGCCTGGTGGCTGCCCACCGGCACGACAGAGAAACCATTGTACGGCGTACGATAGACATTTATCACACCATTAGCTGA
- a CDS encoding lipopolysaccharide biosynthesis protein gives MSSQLTTTPPPAPAAPGSLTGAAIQGMKWTTMATLATSVLQVGYTAVMARLLTPADFGVVALAAIFMRFGGYFAQMGMEQALIQKATLTPADVRAAFTSAVGLGLFFAGLLWLLAPLGGRAFSQPGVVPIIHALSVGLVLMGIYATSVSLLRRQMRFRTLALIEVSTFVLSYGGVGITMAWLGYGAWSLVGTQLSQSLLLLILGYAVTRHSVKPLFSWQVYRPLVQYGGWSSVASFCEYMTGELDKMAISRLWGGAALGLYSRAAMLIALPAYTLTASVTRVALPSFSQVQHDRPRLRGAYLRSLSLTGVLIMPICLGAAVAAPELVRVMLGPQWMDAVPIFRVICLLYSLSTMNMFAVTVCDATAHLVRKLVLTLTHAAAMLALFVLLRGFGLVGIALAVLLGEALRTVFYLILMRRVLTVELTTLMRAYVPALLLSAGVAASIALVASGLRAAMAPLPLVFAAELLTGAISLPTLILLLPLPALQAEVAYLLGHLNTRAVPVLGPVLVWLHRQLAPSSLPA, from the coding sequence ATGTCCAGCCAGCTCACTACCACGCCACCACCGGCCCCTGCGGCCCCCGGCAGCCTGACGGGAGCCGCCATACAGGGCATGAAGTGGACCACGATGGCCACGCTGGCTACCTCCGTGCTGCAAGTGGGCTACACCGCCGTAATGGCTCGCCTGCTTACCCCCGCCGATTTTGGTGTGGTGGCACTGGCCGCTATTTTCATGCGGTTTGGCGGCTACTTTGCCCAAATGGGGATGGAGCAGGCCCTCATTCAGAAAGCCACCCTGACCCCCGCCGATGTACGGGCCGCCTTTACCTCGGCGGTGGGCCTGGGTTTGTTTTTTGCCGGGTTGCTGTGGCTACTGGCGCCTTTGGGCGGGCGGGCTTTCTCGCAGCCCGGCGTAGTGCCTATTATCCATGCACTTTCGGTGGGGCTGGTGCTGATGGGCATTTATGCCACCTCCGTGAGTTTGCTGCGCCGCCAGATGCGCTTTCGGACGCTGGCCCTTATAGAAGTCAGCACGTTTGTGCTGAGCTACGGGGGCGTGGGTATTACCATGGCGTGGCTGGGCTACGGCGCCTGGAGCCTGGTAGGTACGCAGCTAAGCCAGAGCCTGCTGCTGTTGATTTTGGGCTACGCCGTTACCCGGCATTCTGTTAAGCCCCTGTTTAGCTGGCAGGTATACCGGCCGCTGGTGCAGTACGGCGGCTGGTCGTCGGTGGCCAGTTTTTGCGAGTACATGACCGGCGAGCTGGATAAAATGGCCATCAGCCGCCTGTGGGGCGGGGCGGCCCTGGGTCTCTACAGCCGCGCCGCCATGCTCATTGCCCTGCCGGCCTATACCCTCACCGCCAGTGTCACGCGGGTGGCCCTGCCCTCCTTCAGCCAGGTGCAGCACGACCGGCCCCGCCTGCGCGGCGCCTACCTGCGCAGCCTCAGCCTCACGGGCGTGCTCATCATGCCCATCTGCCTGGGCGCCGCCGTGGCTGCCCCTGAGCTGGTGCGCGTGATGCTGGGCCCGCAGTGGATGGACGCCGTGCCCATTTTCCGGGTGATTTGCCTGCTCTACAGCCTGAGCACTATGAATATGTTTGCCGTGACGGTGTGTGATGCCACGGCCCACCTGGTTCGCAAGCTGGTGCTCACCCTTACGCACGCTGCTGCCATGCTGGCGCTGTTTGTGCTGCTGCGTGGTTTTGGGCTGGTGGGCATAGCGCTGGCTGTGCTGCTGGGCGAGGCACTGCGCACGGTCTTTTATCTGATTTTGATGCGCCGGGTGCTAACGGTGGAGCTCACCACCCTGATGCGCGCCTACGTACCGGCTTTGCTCCTGAGTGCCGGCGTAGCCGCTTCCATAGCCCTGGTGGCCAGTGGGCTGCGCGCGGCCATGGCGCCGCTGCCTCTGGTTTTTGCCGCCGAGCTGCTCACGGGGGCTATCAGCCTGCCCACTCTTATTCTGCTGTTGCCGCTACCGGCGCTGCAGGCGGAGGTGGCCTATCTGCTGGGCCACCTGAACACCCGCGCGGTGCCGGTGCTGGGCCCGGTTCTGGTCTGGCTGCATCGGCAGCTGGCTCCCTCCTCGCTGCCGGCTTAG
- a CDS encoding exopolysaccharide transport family protein: MDPQAASDGIDLHQLLFRIRTRWPLVAGCLLVAFLGAFLYLQVKTPIYDFKATMMLGSQTSGSKQAQELLKLLEIKDKSVKMEDEIGMVTSVAMVQQTMKRLPHFTTSYYVVPNTWVNAAFPLKKRQQSMEESPFRVTPTPNAPQLTNVPILIDKLPDGRLHVRADADKGELKNLQTGAVVRRLTNIHINETIHPGTELKHPLLSLRIDSNEGVPAEANAQYLITLNDVMSLVGQHLGRLKARATDHDSHIIELMTSGPVPKQEEQFLDTLMSVMLANEVEDKNRVGQRTLDFLDGEIAKMAASRQQASQDLSAFRSSRGVVNVDAQSSNRVSQLTNLQLERSRVATQRKYYQNMLSYLRSNRSLNQVVSPASMGISDPVLNNMVLQLADLSSQKAALGVNASADNPMVTVLDERMKTTREALNQTLSNLLRTSDIGLNDLDNQVSQVRGDLNRLPEDERRLAMLQSKSDFNDKNYNFLLEKRTEAAIALATNSTDKKIVDHAVMQGSGPSSPKPMFVGLIALLSGLIVPIGILLITQKVNRRIQSKEDLARVTDIPLLGVVAHASKADKQQMVHEPKGLVAESFRSIRVNLQYLSGGLEKKLIGVTSSVPGEGKSFCAVNLAAELAHSGRRVILVETDLRQPTMATYFAVPPSDKGLATYLSGLTTFEDSVRPSGVERLDVMTCGIIPPNATELLETPRMAELLERLRAEYDYIVLDTPPVGYVAEYFVLMRFLDANIYVVRQNYTDLSLLSQINDLHLEKKIKNVFLIINDVHFAKTYEYRHRTKAYSYGYSH; this comes from the coding sequence ATGGACCCACAAGCAGCTTCCGACGGAATTGACCTCCATCAGCTATTATTTCGGATACGCACCCGGTGGCCCCTGGTAGCGGGGTGTTTGCTGGTGGCTTTTCTGGGCGCCTTCCTGTATCTGCAGGTTAAAACCCCGATATATGACTTTAAGGCCACCATGATGCTGGGCTCGCAGACCAGCGGCTCCAAGCAGGCACAGGAGCTGCTGAAGCTCCTGGAAATCAAGGACAAGAGCGTAAAGATGGAGGATGAGATAGGCATGGTTACCTCCGTAGCTATGGTACAGCAGACCATGAAGCGCCTGCCCCATTTCACTACCTCCTACTATGTGGTGCCCAACACGTGGGTAAATGCGGCCTTCCCCCTGAAAAAGCGCCAGCAGTCCATGGAGGAGTCACCCTTCCGGGTAACGCCTACCCCCAATGCGCCCCAGCTGACCAATGTTCCTATTCTAATTGATAAGCTGCCGGATGGCCGCCTGCATGTACGCGCTGATGCCGATAAGGGCGAGCTGAAGAATCTGCAGACCGGGGCTGTGGTTCGCCGCCTGACCAATATCCATATCAACGAAACAATACACCCGGGCACGGAGCTGAAGCACCCGCTGCTCTCGCTCCGCATTGATTCCAACGAAGGGGTACCCGCCGAAGCTAATGCCCAGTATCTGATAACCCTGAATGATGTGATGAGCCTGGTAGGGCAGCATCTGGGACGCCTGAAGGCCCGCGCCACCGACCACGACTCGCATATTATTGAGCTGATGACCTCTGGACCGGTACCAAAACAGGAAGAGCAGTTTCTGGATACTCTGATGAGCGTGATGCTGGCCAACGAGGTAGAAGACAAAAACCGGGTAGGCCAGCGCACGCTGGATTTCCTGGACGGGGAAATTGCCAAGATGGCCGCCTCGCGGCAGCAGGCCTCCCAGGACCTCAGCGCCTTCCGCTCTTCCCGCGGCGTGGTGAACGTGGATGCGCAATCATCCAACCGCGTCTCGCAGCTCACCAATCTGCAGCTGGAACGCTCCCGCGTAGCCACCCAGCGCAAGTATTATCAGAACATGCTTAGCTACCTGCGCAGCAACCGCAGCCTCAACCAGGTGGTGTCGCCGGCCAGCATGGGTATTTCTGATCCGGTACTAAACAATATGGTGCTGCAGCTGGCGGACCTTAGCTCGCAGAAAGCCGCCCTGGGCGTGAATGCCAGCGCCGATAACCCCATGGTAACGGTGCTGGATGAGCGCATGAAAACGACCCGCGAAGCCCTCAACCAGACCCTTTCTAACTTACTGCGCACCAGTGATATTGGCCTCAACGACCTGGACAACCAGGTAAGCCAGGTACGCGGCGACCTGAACCGCCTGCCCGAGGATGAGCGGCGCCTGGCCATGCTGCAAAGCAAGTCTGACTTCAACGATAAGAACTACAACTTCCTGCTGGAGAAGCGCACGGAGGCCGCCATTGCCCTGGCTACCAACTCTACGGACAAGAAAATTGTAGACCATGCCGTGATGCAGGGCTCGGGGCCTTCCTCGCCCAAACCTATGTTTGTGGGGCTCATTGCCCTGCTTTCCGGTCTGATAGTGCCCATTGGCATTCTGCTGATAACGCAGAAAGTAAACCGGCGCATTCAGAGCAAGGAGGACCTGGCCCGCGTAACGGATATTCCGCTGCTGGGCGTGGTGGCGCACGCCTCCAAGGCCGATAAGCAACAGATGGTGCATGAGCCCAAAGGGCTGGTGGCCGAGTCTTTCCGCTCTATTCGGGTTAACCTGCAGTACCTCTCGGGGGGGCTGGAGAAAAAACTGATTGGCGTTACTTCCTCGGTGCCCGGCGAGGGCAAGAGCTTCTGCGCCGTAAACCTGGCCGCCGAGCTGGCCCACTCCGGCCGCCGCGTGATATTGGTAGAAACCGACCTGCGCCAGCCCACCATGGCCACCTATTTCGCCGTGCCGCCCTCCGATAAGGGCCTGGCCACTTACCTCAGCGGCCTGACCACCTTTGAGGACAGCGTGCGGCCTTCCGGCGTGGAGCGCCTGGATGTGATGACCTGCGGCATTATCCCGCCCAATGCGACCGAGCTGCTGGAAACCCCGCGCATGGCTGAGCTGCTGGAACGCCTGCGCGCCGAGTACGACTACATTGTACTGGACACCCCGCCGGTAGGCTACGTGGCCGAGTATTTTGTGCTGATGCGCTTCCTGGACGCCAACATTTACGTGGTACGCCAGAACTACACCGACCTCTCCCTGCTCAGCCAGATCAACGACCTGCACCTGGAGAAGAAGATCAAAAACGTGTTCCTGATTATCAACGACGTGCACTTTGCCAAAACCTACGAGTACCGGCACCGCACCAAAGCCTACAGCTACGGGTATTCGCACTAA
- a CDS encoding polysaccharide biosynthesis/export family protein: MRCFSPSIRYFVLLMSVIFSSCVSQKELPYLQDTQYSTATPVTTNNTPPTYKVQANDIMSIQVQSTQPVLSSIFNPTNVNAFLSADPGNMYLTGYSVNDQGFINLPTIGPLKVQGLTVTEVQSLVQKEVSRYVKDANVLVKISSFKVTILGDVRNPGRYYIYNGQATVLEALGLAGDLNRLANRKNVKLIRQTPAGSEVVLLNLTDPNLLKSRYYYMLPNDALYVEPLKVQNERANLANLGLVFSGITTLALLLNYLNVNL, translated from the coding sequence ATGCGCTGTTTCTCACCTTCCATCCGGTATTTTGTGTTGTTGATGAGTGTGATTTTCTCCAGTTGTGTAAGCCAGAAGGAGCTTCCTTACCTGCAGGACACGCAGTACTCCACCGCTACCCCGGTCACCACCAATAATACCCCGCCCACTTATAAAGTGCAGGCCAACGACATTATGTCGATTCAGGTGCAGAGCACGCAGCCAGTGCTCAGCTCCATCTTTAATCCCACCAACGTCAATGCTTTTCTCAGCGCCGACCCCGGCAATATGTATCTGACGGGCTATTCCGTGAATGACCAGGGCTTTATTAACCTGCCCACCATTGGCCCGCTGAAAGTGCAGGGCCTTACCGTAACCGAAGTGCAAAGCCTGGTACAGAAGGAGGTGAGCCGCTATGTGAAGGATGCCAACGTGCTGGTTAAAATCTCCAGCTTCAAGGTTACCATTCTGGGCGACGTGCGAAACCCCGGGCGGTACTACATCTATAACGGGCAGGCCACGGTGCTGGAAGCCCTGGGCCTGGCCGGCGACCTGAACCGCCTGGCCAACCGCAAAAACGTGAAGCTCATCCGGCAGACGCCCGCCGGCTCGGAAGTGGTGCTGCTGAACCTCACCGACCCCAACCTGCTCAAGTCGCGGTACTACTACATGCTTCCCAACGATGCCCTGTACGTGGAGCCGCTGAAGGTGCAGAATGAGCGCGCCAACCTGGCCAATCTGGGCCTGGTTTTCTCGGGCATCACCACCTTAGCTCTTCTGCTTAACTATCTGAATGTAAACCTTTGA
- a CDS encoding response regulator transcription factor, translating to MKILLVEDEPKVAAFLYKGLSEQTHTVDVAMDGLQGLHQASEGQYDLIILDQMLPGLNGLDVCRRIRAENTRVPILMLTALGETDDKIRGLDAGADDYLVKPFAFQELLARIRALTRRGHEGPAAEAVLRLADLTLDPTRKMVTRAGHLIQLTAREFALLHFLLRNQGRVVSRVDILEQVWETSFDTGSNVIDVYINFLRKKIDKDFTPKLIHTLVGMGYVLKED from the coding sequence ATGAAGATTCTGCTGGTAGAAGACGAGCCCAAAGTGGCGGCCTTCCTGTATAAAGGCCTCAGTGAGCAAACCCATACCGTAGATGTGGCTATGGACGGGCTGCAGGGCCTGCACCAGGCCTCCGAGGGGCAGTACGACCTGATTATTCTGGACCAGATGCTGCCCGGCCTGAACGGGCTGGATGTATGCCGGCGCATCCGGGCCGAGAATACCCGCGTGCCCATTCTCATGCTCACGGCCCTGGGCGAGACGGATGATAAAATCCGGGGCCTGGATGCCGGCGCCGATGATTACCTGGTAAAGCCCTTTGCCTTTCAGGAGCTGCTGGCGCGCATCCGGGCCCTCACGCGGCGGGGCCACGAGGGGCCGGCCGCCGAGGCGGTGCTGCGCCTGGCCGACTTAACCCTGGACCCCACCCGCAAAATGGTGACCCGGGCCGGGCACCTGATTCAGCTCACGGCCCGGGAGTTTGCCCTGCTGCATTTCCTGCTGCGCAACCAGGGCCGCGTGGTTTCGCGCGTGGATATTCTGGAGCAGGTCTGGGAAACCTCCTTCGATACCGGCTCCAACGTCATTGATGTCTACATCAACTTTCTGCGCAAGAAGATAGATAAGGACTTCACCCCCAAGCTCATTCACACCCTGGTAGGCATGGGCTATGTTTTGAAAGAGGATTGA
- a CDS encoding sensor histidine kinase: protein MTIRTRLALQFGVILAITLLLFSVVIYFFTFRARREAFTDNLFDRALVVGHVYADGANRADEASRGSYRRYLRQFYRTLPEEQVRVYDGARVVFKEGAGPYQPVTAALLAQVLAQGRVVRREGHYRQTVGLRYHDARQQRTFVVLASSLDADSRHELETLRVILLSGLLVSLVAVGIGGWFFAGQALRPMQRIVREVDSITASDLHQRLSMADGQDEVSHLAQRFNRLLDRLETAFAGQRTFVRDASHELRTPLTAIIGELEVALLQQERTPQEYRRVLRSTLDAARLLKDLTNGLLQIARASDDPSQISRTQVRFDELLLLAHEEMQRRHPTCRIDLEFGESQPDGRTGPFTVLGNEALLLVAVLNVLENACKFSIRQNQPIVASLTAPPGRVSLEVRDQGLGMSETDRQQVFVPFFRAEAVRNVPGHGIGLPLTSKIMELHGGRIQVESQLGRGTQVWLILPFS from the coding sequence ATGACCATCCGTACTCGACTGGCGCTGCAGTTTGGCGTTATTCTGGCCATTACGCTGCTGCTGTTCTCCGTGGTGATTTACTTTTTTACGTTCCGGGCCCGGCGCGAGGCTTTCACCGATAACCTCTTTGACCGGGCCCTGGTGGTAGGCCACGTGTATGCCGATGGTGCCAACCGGGCCGATGAAGCCAGCCGGGGCTCGTACCGCCGCTACCTGCGGCAGTTCTACCGCACCCTGCCCGAGGAACAGGTGCGCGTGTATGATGGCGCGCGCGTGGTGTTTAAGGAAGGCGCCGGCCCGTACCAGCCCGTAACGGCGGCGCTCCTGGCGCAGGTGCTGGCCCAGGGCCGCGTGGTGCGCCGCGAAGGGCATTACCGCCAAACCGTAGGGCTGCGCTACCACGATGCCCGCCAGCAGCGCACGTTTGTGGTGCTGGCCTCCTCCCTGGATGCCGATAGCCGCCACGAGCTGGAAACCCTGCGGGTGATTCTGCTGAGCGGGCTGCTGGTTTCTTTGGTAGCAGTGGGTATTGGCGGGTGGTTTTTTGCCGGGCAGGCCCTGCGCCCCATGCAGCGCATTGTGCGGGAAGTAGATAGTATTACCGCTTCCGATCTGCACCAGCGCCTATCCATGGCCGATGGGCAGGATGAAGTATCACACCTGGCCCAGCGCTTCAACCGCCTCCTCGACCGCCTGGAAACGGCTTTTGCCGGCCAGCGCACCTTCGTGCGCGATGCTTCCCATGAGCTGCGCACCCCGCTCACCGCTATTATTGGCGAGCTGGAAGTGGCTCTTCTCCAGCAGGAGCGCACCCCTCAGGAGTACCGCCGCGTGCTGCGCAGCACCCTGGATGCCGCCCGCCTGCTGAAAGACCTTACCAACGGCCTGCTGCAAATAGCCCGGGCCTCCGACGACCCCTCCCAGATTTCCCGCACCCAGGTGCGCTTTGATGAGCTGCTGCTGCTGGCCCATGAGGAGATGCAGCGCCGCCACCCCACCTGCCGCATCGACCTGGAGTTTGGCGAATCACAGCCGGATGGCCGCACCGGGCCCTTCACCGTGTTGGGCAATGAGGCCCTGCTGCTGGTGGCCGTGCTGAACGTGCTGGAAAACGCCTGCAAATTCTCTATTCGCCAAAACCAGCCCATTGTAGCCTCGCTCACGGCTCCGCCCGGCCGGGTTAGCCTGGAAGTGCGCGACCAGGGCCTGGGCATGAGCGAGACAGACCGCCAGCAGGTGTTTGTGCCTTTCTTCCGGGCCGAGGCCGTGCGCAATGTGCCCGGCCACGGCATCGGCCTGCCGCTCACCTCCAAAATTATGGAGCTGCATGGCGGCCGCATTCAGGTGGAAAGCCAGCTGGGGCGGGGCACGCAGGTATGGCTGATATTGCCTTTTTCGTGA
- a CDS encoding SulP family inorganic anion transporter, giving the protein MSQTAEKIEVKTTPVSPQPGNYFSTLASDAPSGLVVFLVALPLCLGISLASGAPLLAGIITGIVGGVLVSWLSGSQLSVSGPAAGLTVIVLTAIQTLGSFEALLAATVVAGILQLILGFVKAGIIGMYFPSSVIRGMLAAIGLILILKQIPHFLGADTDYFEDNTFFQLNGQNTFSAIGAALQALSPGAILIGSLSMLVLLAWESKALQRIKLVKMVPAALLVVAGSIGLNLLLGSIAPTLQVQPEHMVKLPVVSSLSDLGGLLTFPDWSAFLRPATYGVAFTIAMVASLETLLSVEAVDKLDPHKRHTPQNRELKAQGVGNMVAALLGGLPMTAVIVRSSANINAGGQTKMSAFIHGFFLLLSVLFLAPVLNLIPLSALAAVLLLVGFKLTKPALYRMQWKLGWEQFLPFIITILAILFSDLLKGISIGLVVAVFFILKANYQSAYFFHHEPSREPGTFHLKLSEHVSFLNKASIVQLLDRFKPGSRVVIDGSDSEVIDYDVLEAIENFRVNALERHIDLELRQIPQVNTVGH; this is encoded by the coding sequence ATGAGTCAGACGGCTGAAAAAATAGAAGTAAAAACTACCCCGGTTAGCCCGCAACCGGGCAACTACTTCAGCACCCTGGCCAGCGATGCGCCATCCGGGCTGGTGGTTTTTCTGGTGGCCCTGCCCCTGTGCCTGGGTATCTCGCTGGCCTCCGGCGCCCCGCTGCTGGCCGGTATCATTACCGGTATAGTAGGAGGGGTGCTGGTGTCCTGGCTGAGCGGCTCGCAGCTGAGCGTGAGCGGCCCGGCCGCCGGCCTCACCGTCATTGTGCTCACGGCCATTCAAACCCTGGGCTCGTTTGAGGCCCTGCTGGCGGCCACCGTGGTAGCCGGTATACTGCAGCTGATACTGGGTTTTGTGAAGGCGGGCATTATAGGCATGTACTTTCCTTCCTCGGTTATCCGGGGCATGCTGGCCGCCATTGGTCTTATTCTGATTCTGAAGCAGATACCGCACTTCCTGGGCGCCGATACTGACTATTTCGAGGATAACACCTTCTTCCAGCTAAACGGGCAGAACACGTTTTCCGCCATTGGGGCCGCCCTGCAGGCCCTGAGTCCGGGCGCCATCCTGATTGGTAGCTTGTCGATGCTGGTGCTGCTGGCCTGGGAAAGCAAGGCCCTGCAGCGCATTAAGCTGGTGAAAATGGTGCCGGCCGCGCTGCTGGTGGTGGCCGGCTCTATTGGCCTCAATCTGCTGCTGGGCTCCATTGCGCCCACGCTGCAGGTGCAGCCGGAGCACATGGTAAAGCTGCCCGTGGTATCCTCCCTCAGCGACCTGGGTGGCCTGCTCACCTTCCCCGACTGGAGCGCCTTCCTGCGCCCGGCTACCTACGGCGTGGCTTTCACCATTGCCATGGTGGCCTCCCTGGAAACCCTGCTGAGCGTAGAGGCCGTGGATAAGCTGGACCCCCACAAGCGCCATACGCCCCAAAACCGCGAGTTGAAAGCGCAGGGCGTGGGCAATATGGTGGCGGCCCTGCTGGGTGGCCTGCCCATGACGGCGGTTATCGTGCGCAGCTCTGCCAACATTAATGCCGGCGGCCAAACCAAAATGTCGGCGTTTATCCACGGCTTTTTCCTGTTGCTGAGCGTGCTCTTCCTGGCCCCGGTGCTTAATCTGATTCCTTTGTCGGCGCTGGCAGCCGTGCTGCTGCTGGTGGGCTTCAAGCTTACCAAGCCCGCCCTCTACCGCATGCAGTGGAAGCTGGGCTGGGAGCAGTTTCTGCCGTTCATCATCACCATTCTGGCCATTCTGTTCAGTGATTTGCTGAAGGGCATCAGCATCGGGCTGGTGGTGGCCGTGTTCTTCATTCTGAAAGCCAACTATCAGTCGGCGTACTTTTTCCACCACGAGCCTTCCCGCGAGCCGGGCACGTTTCACCTAAAGCTGAGTGAGCACGTCTCCTTTTTAAACAAGGCCAGTATTGTGCAGCTGCTGGACCGCTTCAAGCCTGGTTCCCGGGTTGTTATTGATGGGTCTGACTCAGAGGTAATTGACTACGACGTGCTGGAAGCCATTGAGAACTTCCGCGTAAATGCCCTGGAGCGGCACATCGACCTGGAGCTGCGTCAGATTCCGCAGGTAAATACGGTGGGCCACTAA
- a CDS encoding carbonic anhydrase, with amino-acid sequence MKGIEPILENNRKWVEEKRSSDPQYFEKLATGQQPRFLFIGCSDSRVPASAITGTGPGEMFVHRNIANMVVHTDFNLLSVLQYAVEVLGVQDIMVVGHYGCGGVAAAAADKQYGLIDNWLTNIRDVIRVHETEFLRIKDEDERLRRLVELNVIEQVRNLAKTNIIQNALKGGNPPRLHGLVYDIREGLLKDLQVDDDMIKDLDHIYGTKSADQVQEEKQSSQAQEVAKHAPAAEKGAEQLAAKNGKAKAEQEATLHKVL; translated from the coding sequence ATGAAAGGTATCGAGCCAATTCTGGAGAACAACCGCAAATGGGTGGAGGAGAAGCGCAGCTCCGACCCCCAGTACTTTGAAAAACTGGCCACCGGTCAGCAGCCCCGCTTCCTGTTCATCGGCTGCTCCGATTCGCGGGTGCCGGCCTCGGCCATCACCGGCACCGGCCCGGGCGAGATGTTCGTGCACCGCAACATTGCCAACATGGTGGTGCACACCGATTTCAACCTGCTTTCCGTGCTGCAGTATGCCGTAGAGGTGCTGGGCGTGCAGGATATTATGGTAGTGGGCCACTATGGCTGCGGCGGTGTAGCTGCGGCCGCTGCCGACAAGCAATACGGCCTCATCGATAACTGGCTCACCAACATCCGCGACGTAATCCGGGTGCACGAAACCGAGTTCCTGCGCATCAAGGACGAGGACGAGCGTCTGCGCCGCCTGGTAGAGCTCAACGTAATTGAGCAGGTGCGTAACCTGGCCAAGACCAACATCATCCAGAATGCCCTGAAAGGTGGCAACCCGCCTCGCCTGCATGGCTTGGTGTACGACATCCGCGAAGGCCTGCTGAAAGACCTGCAGGTAGATGATGACATGATCAAAGACCTGGACCATATTTACGGTACCAAATCAGCAGATCAGGTGCAGGAAGAAAAGCAGAGCAGCCAGGCGCAGGAAGTAGCCAAGCATGCCCCCGCGGCCGAAAAAGGCGCGGAGCAACTGGCCGCCAAAAACGGCAAGGCGAAGGCTGAACAGGAGGCCACGCTGCATAAAGTTTTGTAG